The Bemisia tabaci chromosome 5, PGI_BMITA_v3 genome includes a window with the following:
- the LOC109039600 gene encoding uncharacterized protein, whose protein sequence is MERKYVTKCFVPKCPHSSVSSPERIFFNVPRNRDRITWYAAVGKQQRQQSASSLKSPQFCCDVHFDMNNDVEGWTMYRIFKASRDPNRQLRLKKGVLPHIFPKNELTEPVKPCSVSLNDPPDVEKLTANAGCSVFNRTQPEDPKVFSCENELTEPVKPCSVSLNDPPDVEKLTANAGCSAFNITQPEDPKVFSFENEMTEPVTFCSESHNDSNDIDELIATTGCSTTNTSWPEDPQPINYQALSPKQCSKETRLRRKRKKKEDPNFLYDFKSSSPVTSNAQSQTSSNELSQRKEEEDERQKIRALNIKLMENNSKFFLGVNPSALIIIDRLSEYTQCSRLKILIALRKIRCNESATMLGFMLGYSNSYIGKIIREVIPKLADYLRSLIYQPNQDIIQSNLPVPFRASYSDVAYIIDCFEIEIEKPSNPVDQALTWSEYYKANTLKYFVSATPDGFINFISGGFGGRISDLLITKECGFLQKLLPRVTVMADRGFKNVETILEQQNCKLVRPPSVKMGEQLSEEEVKEGKKIASLRIHIERVIGRLREYEFLSAHSLFHHDLVNLADSCVIIAAALANLQTPLTKT, encoded by the exons ATGGAACGAAAGTATGTTACAAAGTGTTTTGTGCCTAAGTGCCCCCATTCTTCAGTGTCCTCGccggagagaatttttttcaacgtGCCTAGGAACAGAGACAGAATTACGTGGTATGCTGCGGTTGGAAAGCAACAAAGGCAGCAGAGTGCCTCCTCCCTGAAATCACCTCAATTTTGTTGTGATGTTCACTTTGAT ATGAATAATGATGTCGAAGGTTGGACTATGTACCGAATTTTTAAGGCCTCAAGAGATCCAAATCGTCAGTTGCGGCTGAAGAAAGGTGTTTTACCTCACATTTTTCCAAAG aatgaatTGACTGAACCTGTCAAACCCTGCAGTGTATCACTGAATGATCCTCCTGATGTTGAGAAATTGACGGCAAATGCTGGATGCTCTGTGTTCAATAGAACCCAGCCTGAGGACCCGAAAGTTTTCAGTTGTGAG aatgaattGACTGAACCTGTCAAACCCTGCAGTGTATCACTGAATGATCCTCCTGATGTTGAGAAATTGACGGCCAATGCTGGATGCTCTGCGTTCAATATAACCCAGCCTGAGGACCCgaaagttttcagttttgag AATGAAATGACTGAACCGGTCACATTTTGCAGTGAATCTCATAATGACTCTAATGATATCGATGAACTGATTGCCACTACTGGATGCTCTACAACAAACACTTCTTGGCCTGAGGATCCACAACCCATCAATTATCAA GCTTTATCCCCCAAACAGTGTTCGAAGGAGACAAGACTtcgaagaaaaaggaagaaaaaggaagaccCGAACTTCCTTTATGATTTTAAATCAAGTAGTCCTGTCACCTCAAACGCCCAGTCTCAAACCAGTAGCAATGAATTGAgccaaagaaaagaagaagaagatgagagacaaaaaattagagctcttaacataaaattaatggagaataattcaaaatttttcttgggGGTTAATCCAAGCGCTTTAATCATCATTGATCGCCTATCTGAATATACTCAGTGTTCTCGATTAAAGATTTTGATTGCTCTTCGAAAAATTCGTTGTAACGAATCTGCAACCATGTTGGGATTTATGTTAGGCTATTCTAATAGTTACATTGGAAAAATTATTAGAGAGGTCATTCCAAAATTAGCTGACTATTTGAGAAGTTTGATTTATCAGCCAAATCAAGATATAATTCAATCAAATTTGCCAGTTCCTTTCCGAGCATCATACAGTGACGTAGCTTATATCATTGATTGTTTTGAGATTGAAATAGAAAAGCCTTCCAACCCAGTTGATCAGGCTTTAACATGGTCGGAATATTACAAGGCTAATACTTTAAAGTATTTTGTATCAGCAACGCCTGATGggttcattaattttatatcAGGAGGCTTTGGTGGTAGGATCTCTGACTTGTTAATTACAAAAGAATGTGGCTTCTTACAAAAACTTCTTCCTAGAGTAACCGTGATGGCAGATAGGGGTTTCAAAAACGTTGAGACCATATTAGAGCAACAGAACTGTAAACTTGTAAGACCTCCAAGTGTAAAAATGGGTGAACAGCTTtcggaagaagaagtgaaagaaggaaaaaaaatagcaaGCCTAAGAATTCATATTGAGCGAGTAATTGGTAGACTAAGAGAATATGAATTTTTATCTGCCCACTCTCTTTTTCATCATGACCTCGTAAATTTAGCAGACTCTTGTGTTATCATTGCTGCAGCTTTAGCTAATTTGCAAACCCCGCTCACAAAGACATAA
- the LOC109039603 gene encoding uncharacterized protein, translating into MLSRQLDRKHGLGVAQLILDFKDLDIAQGSQNFMDFMSTQMDPAACKMIEKLTTAQSRSALWFTMKYGRVTASKLHEAAHCQTGDGSYVKSVFGAKPFKGNAATKRGSDLEADVKRRIRQLLGIRIYNTGIVLSSKYPIFGASPDGLTKTHVIEIKCPTSEAAFNTYFKENNQPSDKHKAQMHLQMLLTGRKKGYFCVASPKFESNKYVKIVEVDFDEQYCNTLIEAATKFWIEHIFPRLYRQKM; encoded by the coding sequence ATGTTATCCAGGCAGTTGGACAGGAAACATGGCCTAGGGGTGGCCCAGCTAATccttgattttaaagatttagATATTGCACAAGGTTCTCAGAATTTCATGGATTTCATGAGCACACAGATGGACCCTGCAGCttgtaaaatgattgaaaaattgactaCCGCTCAAAGTCGTTCGGCTTTGTGGTTTACCATGAAGTATGGGAGAGTGACAGCTTCGAAACTCCATGAAGCAGCTCACTGCCAAACAGGTGACGGCTCTTACGTCAAATCCGTCTTTGGAGCTAAGCCATTTAAGGGCAATGCAGCGACGAAACGAGGCTCTGATCTAGAGGCTGATGTCAAAAGGAGAATCAGACAGCTTCTGGGCATCAGAATCTACAATACAGGCATCGTTTTGAGCAGCAAATACCCGATTTTTGGTGCCTCTCCAGATGGACTGACCAAGACTCATGTCATCGAAATTAAGTGCCCAACTTCGGAGGCAGCGTTCAATACTTATTTTAAAGAGAACAACCAACCATCGGACAAACACAAAGCGCAGATGCATCTGCAGATGCTTCTCACGGGTAGAAAAAAAGGCTATTTCTGTGTTGCCTCGCCCAAATTTGAGAGTaataaatatgtaaaaatcgTTGAAGTTGATTTTGATGAACAATATTGTAATACATTAATAGAGGCTGCAACTAAATTTTGGATTGAACACATCTTTCCTCGTCTATACAGACAGAAAATGTGA